The following coding sequences lie in one Arthrobacter sp. SLBN-122 genomic window:
- the bioB gene encoding biotin synthase BioB, with amino-acid sequence MTIQPNRYEILETARVQVLEDGIGLTQAQLEEVLRLPDEALPAALELAHQVRLRHCGEDVEVEGIISIKTGGCPEDCHFCSQSGLFDSPVRGVWLDIPELVKAAKETAATGATEFCIVAAVRGPDIKLMNQIKFAIDRIKAEVDINIACSLGMLTQRQVDQLKDWGVHRYNHNLETARSYFPEVVTTHTYDERLETCAMVKEAGMELCCGALIGMGESLEQRAELAAQLAALEPHEVPLNFLNPRPGTPLENQQIMDGKDALRAIAAFRLAMPRTVLRYAGGRELTLGDLGTREGLLGGINAVIVGNYLTTLGRPATADLNLLVDLNMPIKELQKTL; translated from the coding sequence ATGACGATCCAGCCAAACAGGTATGAGATCCTCGAGACCGCGCGCGTGCAGGTCCTCGAGGACGGCATCGGCCTGACCCAGGCCCAGCTCGAAGAGGTCCTTCGCCTTCCGGACGAGGCGCTCCCCGCGGCGCTGGAGCTGGCACACCAGGTCCGGCTCCGGCACTGCGGCGAAGACGTGGAGGTGGAAGGAATCATCTCCATCAAGACCGGCGGCTGCCCGGAGGACTGCCACTTCTGCAGCCAGTCCGGCCTCTTCGACTCCCCCGTCCGCGGCGTCTGGCTGGATATACCGGAACTGGTCAAGGCCGCCAAGGAAACAGCCGCCACCGGAGCCACGGAATTCTGCATAGTCGCCGCCGTCCGGGGTCCCGACATCAAGCTGATGAACCAGATCAAGTTCGCCATCGACCGCATCAAAGCAGAGGTGGACATCAACATCGCCTGCTCCCTGGGCATGCTCACCCAGCGCCAGGTGGACCAGCTCAAGGACTGGGGCGTCCACCGCTACAACCACAACCTGGAAACAGCGCGCAGCTACTTCCCCGAAGTGGTCACCACCCACACCTATGACGAACGGCTGGAGACCTGCGCGATGGTCAAGGAGGCTGGGATGGAACTGTGCTGCGGCGCCCTGATCGGCATGGGCGAAAGCCTGGAGCAGCGTGCCGAACTCGCCGCCCAGCTCGCGGCACTGGAGCCGCACGAGGTACCGCTCAACTTCCTCAACCCCAGGCCCGGAACCCCCTTGGAAAACCAACAGATCATGGACGGCAAGGACGCCCTCCGCGCCATCGCCGCCTTCCGCCTGGCCATGCCCCGCACCGTGCTGAGGTACGCCGGCGGCCGCGAACTCACCCTCGGCGATCTTGGCACCCGCGAGGGACTCCTCGGCGGCATCAACGCCGTCATCGTGGGCAATTACCTCACCACCCTGGGCCGCCCCGCCACCGCAGACCTGAACCTGCTTGTGGACCTCAACATGCCCATCAAGGAACTCCAGAAGACGCTGTGA
- a CDS encoding LacI family DNA-binding transcriptional regulator: protein MAKTTTSNHTGAARQRGVTMNDVAKYAGVSRTAVSFVLSNRANASISEETRARINEAVQALGYRPNAGARALASQRSDWYGIVTEIVTAPFAVDIIKGAQDQAWLDRKFLLIAPSDQADAVGPNQGMEDAATEKLLEQRVEGLLYAATFHRGVHVPESTKEVPTVLINCFDADGQLPSIVPDERAGGRVAVERLLRAGHSRIGVINLDPNIPAAIGRLAGAREALAEAGLELDPELVVSGYATADGGYEAACRILDRYPQEDRPTALFCLNDRMAMGAYDAIKERGLTIPGNIAVIGFDNQELIAAYLRPKLTTVALPFEKMGALGVQTLAALTAGQPIIADQQLVDCPLLERSSV, encoded by the coding sequence ATGGCGAAAACCACCACCTCGAACCATACCGGGGCCGCGCGGCAGCGGGGTGTCACCATGAATGATGTTGCCAAGTACGCCGGTGTTTCCCGGACCGCGGTTTCGTTCGTCCTGAGTAACCGCGCAAATGCCAGCATCTCCGAGGAAACCCGCGCCCGGATCAACGAAGCTGTTCAGGCCTTGGGCTACCGCCCTAATGCCGGAGCACGTGCACTGGCATCCCAGCGAAGTGACTGGTACGGGATTGTCACCGAGATTGTGACGGCACCATTCGCCGTCGACATCATCAAAGGCGCACAAGACCAGGCCTGGCTGGACCGCAAGTTCCTGCTCATCGCACCCTCCGACCAGGCCGATGCCGTAGGACCCAACCAGGGAATGGAAGACGCCGCGACCGAGAAGCTGCTGGAGCAGCGCGTGGAAGGACTTCTCTACGCAGCCACGTTCCACCGTGGCGTGCACGTGCCGGAAAGCACCAAGGAAGTACCCACCGTCCTGATCAACTGCTTCGACGCCGACGGACAGCTGCCCTCGATCGTCCCGGACGAACGTGCCGGCGGCCGCGTCGCCGTCGAACGTTTGCTCCGGGCCGGCCACAGCAGGATCGGAGTCATCAACCTGGATCCGAACATTCCCGCAGCAATCGGGCGTTTGGCGGGTGCACGCGAAGCACTCGCCGAAGCCGGACTGGAGCTGGACCCCGAGCTCGTGGTGTCTGGATATGCAACGGCGGACGGCGGGTATGAGGCCGCGTGCCGCATCCTGGACCGCTACCCGCAGGAGGACAGGCCAACCGCTCTGTTCTGCCTCAACGACCGCATGGCGATGGGCGCTTACGACGCCATCAAGGAACGGGGCCTGACCATCCCCGGAAACATCGCCGTGATTGGCTTCGACAACCAGGAACTGATTGCGGCCTACCTCAGGCCTAAGCTGACCACGGTTGCGTTGCCGTTTGAAAAAATGGGCGCCCTGGGAGTCCAGACGCTCGCAGCACTGACAGCAGGACAGCCGATAATTGCCGACCAGCAATTAGTCGACTGTCCGCTGCTAGAACGCTCTTCGGTCTGA
- a CDS encoding carbohydrate kinase family protein has translation MQNNGKPTPPRPVLDVVVIGEALIDVVTTPEGTNEHPGGSPANVAYGLARLGVSTGLLTSMGADRRGDALEEHLTSAGVTLLPGSRSPERTSTATATIARDGSASYAFDITWDVEPMDLAPAPPKVLHTGSIASFLSPGASCVKAMLQEFGSDCIITYDPNIRPALLGTHGEARHTFEDLVHLTDVVKLSDEDAEWLYPEKTLEETATHILGLGADLTTITKGSSGSLLATSTTTLSIPAAKTSVADTIGAGDSYMSALILGLLTRGTGRLAPAVLDQLGRTAAAAAAITVSRAGARPPTEDELRTKLQHQPQLRSHA, from the coding sequence ATGCAGAACAACGGCAAGCCCACCCCTCCGCGGCCGGTGCTGGACGTCGTCGTTATCGGGGAAGCCCTTATCGACGTCGTGACCACGCCTGAGGGGACTAATGAACATCCAGGCGGCTCGCCGGCCAACGTCGCCTACGGCCTTGCCCGGCTCGGAGTCAGCACCGGGCTGCTTACTTCCATGGGCGCTGACCGCCGCGGTGATGCGCTCGAGGAGCACCTCACCAGCGCCGGCGTGACGCTTTTGCCCGGCTCCCGGTCACCGGAGAGAACGTCAACGGCGACCGCTACGATCGCCCGCGATGGTTCGGCCAGCTACGCCTTCGACATCACCTGGGATGTGGAACCGATGGACCTGGCACCCGCCCCGCCCAAGGTCCTTCACACCGGTTCGATCGCGAGTTTCCTTTCACCGGGCGCCAGCTGCGTCAAAGCCATGCTCCAGGAATTCGGCAGCGACTGCATCATCACCTACGATCCCAACATCAGGCCGGCCCTGCTCGGAACCCACGGCGAAGCGCGGCACACTTTCGAGGACCTGGTACACCTCACGGACGTCGTCAAACTCAGCGATGAGGACGCCGAATGGCTCTACCCGGAAAAGACCCTGGAGGAAACCGCAACACACATCCTGGGTTTGGGAGCAGACCTTACTACCATCACCAAGGGCTCATCAGGCTCGTTGCTCGCGACATCCACCACGACCCTCAGCATCCCTGCAGCAAAGACCTCTGTTGCTGACACCATCGGCGCCGGCGATTCCTATATGTCAGCCCTGATCCTGGGACTCCTCACCCGCGGAACCGGTCGCCTCGCGCCCGCGGTCCTCGACCAGCTGGGACGCACGGCGGCCGCTGCGGCCGCGATCACCGTATCCCGGGCCGGTGCCCGGCCTCCAACTGAAGATGAACTCCGCACAAAGCTTCAGCATCAGCCCCAGCTGCGTTCGCACGCTTAG
- a CDS encoding glycoside hydrolase family 32 protein: MDTLTSTHTAATADSYRPALHYTAKNTWLNDPNGLIFHEGVYHLYYQNNPLDNVWGNMSWGHATSTDLLTWTEHPVAIACDENEDIFSGSIVYDRHNTSRFGSGSVAPLVAIYTSAFKPGSLYEGVQAQSLAYSLDGGYTWTKYLGNPVLSRGSAEFRDPKVFRYDGGTESYWVMVAVEATDFQVVLYRSDDLKNWKLLSTFGPANATGGVWECPDLFPLPVDGDPENVKWVLTVNLNPGGPNRGSAGQYFVGGFDGTTFIPDSTVTEGLQDPDRLGEYRWLDWGRDYYAAVSFSDAPDNRRLMIAWMNNWEYANHIPTTPWRSPMSLAREITLQTRDGDLLLVQQPAGDWGGRADPESFCLSGTTIHDGVQVLAGAAGTVQRIDVSFTPGSAEEFGLILRGDAAKGTRVGVRPGEAKLFVDRRKSGRTDFHPSFSSEDTAPIMARNGSYDLTVFVDHCSVEVFAQDGQVTMTELIFPAETSTDVTVYAAAGTATINSIKVTQLA; the protein is encoded by the coding sequence ATGGATACACTTACTTCGACTCACACTGCAGCCACAGCCGACAGCTACCGCCCGGCCCTGCACTACACCGCAAAAAACACCTGGCTCAATGATCCCAACGGCCTGATTTTTCATGAGGGTGTCTATCACCTGTACTACCAGAACAACCCGCTGGATAACGTCTGGGGAAACATGTCATGGGGTCACGCCACCTCAACCGATTTGCTGACCTGGACCGAACACCCCGTCGCCATCGCCTGTGACGAGAATGAAGACATCTTTTCCGGGAGCATCGTCTACGACCGTCACAACACCAGCCGATTCGGCAGCGGTTCCGTTGCCCCGCTCGTGGCGATCTACACCAGTGCCTTCAAGCCGGGCTCGCTGTATGAGGGTGTCCAGGCCCAGTCCCTGGCCTACAGCCTGGACGGGGGCTACACCTGGACAAAATACCTAGGCAACCCCGTCCTTAGCCGTGGGTCCGCGGAGTTCCGCGACCCCAAGGTGTTTAGGTACGACGGCGGCACGGAGAGTTACTGGGTGATGGTCGCCGTGGAAGCCACGGACTTCCAGGTGGTGCTTTACCGATCCGACGACCTCAAGAACTGGAAACTGCTGAGCACCTTCGGCCCCGCAAACGCCACCGGCGGCGTCTGGGAGTGCCCAGACCTGTTTCCCCTGCCAGTGGACGGCGACCCTGAAAACGTCAAGTGGGTCCTCACCGTCAACCTCAACCCCGGCGGGCCCAACAGGGGGTCAGCCGGCCAGTACTTCGTGGGCGGCTTCGACGGGACCACCTTCATCCCGGACAGCACCGTGACCGAAGGACTCCAGGACCCGGACCGGCTGGGCGAATACCGGTGGCTGGACTGGGGCCGGGACTACTACGCCGCCGTCTCCTTCAGCGACGCCCCTGACAACCGCCGCCTCATGATCGCGTGGATGAATAACTGGGAATACGCCAACCACATCCCCACCACGCCCTGGCGCAGCCCCATGAGCCTCGCCCGCGAAATTACACTCCAGACCCGCGACGGAGACCTGCTCCTGGTTCAGCAGCCCGCGGGCGACTGGGGTGGCCGGGCCGATCCGGAATCCTTCTGCCTTTCCGGAACCACCATCCACGACGGCGTGCAGGTTCTGGCCGGCGCGGCCGGCACGGTCCAACGCATTGATGTCAGTTTCACCCCCGGAAGCGCAGAGGAATTCGGTCTCATCCTGCGCGGAGACGCCGCGAAAGGAACCCGCGTCGGCGTCCGACCCGGCGAGGCCAAATTGTTCGTGGATCGACGGAAATCCGGGAGGACAGACTTCCACCCATCCTTCAGCTCCGAAGACACCGCTCCAATCATGGCAAGGAACGGGTCCTACGACCTCACGGTCTTCGTGGACCACTGCTCCGTTGAAGTCTTTGCCCAAGACGGCCAGGTCACCATGACCGAACTGATCTTCCCCGCAGAAACCAGCACCGACGTCACCGTTTACGCCGCCGCCGGCACTGCAACCATCAACAGCATCAAGGTCACGCAGCTCGCGTAG
- a CDS encoding LacI family DNA-binding transcriptional regulator, whose product MAKRKATALDVARRAGVSRSAVSLVLNGRANGNVTAERQERILRAAAELNYTPNSVALSLRNQQTSTIGIITDDIVTSPFAGRLISGASRAALARGYMVLVVDTEHDTARDGAAAQQLAHRQVDGIMYATGSLREITAPPAMLTLPAILANCTDADSQLRSVIPAEIDGGRAAAQLLLDLGHRRITLLTGTLSSPAAPQREQGYREAMEEAGLGLEQQHVHLTGWDIDEGYRAASSVLGGRERPTAVICSNDRVATGVLLYAAAAGLRVPEDLSVVGYDDQQNLAANLVPALTTVALPHAEIGAAAMSLLLDAVEGKAPAAEQVQAGILYMPCRIIPRASTAAVPAG is encoded by the coding sequence ATGGCCAAACGCAAAGCAACGGCACTGGATGTGGCACGACGGGCAGGGGTCTCGCGCAGTGCAGTGTCACTGGTACTGAACGGCAGGGCAAACGGCAACGTCACCGCCGAACGCCAGGAACGGATCCTCCGCGCCGCGGCGGAGCTGAATTACACCCCCAACTCCGTCGCCCTTAGCCTGCGCAACCAGCAGACATCAACGATCGGGATCATTACGGATGACATCGTTACCAGCCCTTTCGCCGGTCGGCTGATCAGCGGCGCCTCACGCGCAGCCCTGGCCCGGGGATACATGGTCCTGGTAGTGGACACCGAACATGACACGGCCCGCGATGGCGCTGCAGCGCAGCAACTCGCTCACCGGCAGGTCGACGGAATCATGTACGCGACCGGCAGCCTGCGCGAAATTACCGCCCCGCCGGCAATGCTCACTCTGCCAGCCATTCTGGCCAATTGCACTGATGCCGACTCTCAGCTCCGATCGGTAATACCGGCGGAGATCGACGGCGGACGCGCCGCGGCACAGTTGCTCCTTGACCTGGGCCACCGCCGCATCACCCTGTTGACCGGGACTCTCAGCTCGCCCGCCGCTCCGCAGCGCGAGCAGGGTTACCGTGAGGCCATGGAAGAGGCGGGGCTGGGCCTTGAACAACAGCATGTGCACCTGACCGGATGGGACATCGACGAGGGCTACCGCGCCGCATCCTCCGTCCTGGGCGGCAGAGAGCGGCCGACGGCGGTCATTTGCTCCAACGACAGGGTTGCCACCGGCGTTTTGCTTTACGCCGCGGCCGCCGGACTCCGGGTACCCGAGGATCTGTCCGTGGTGGGCTACGACGATCAGCAGAATCTCGCTGCCAACCTTGTTCCCGCCCTCACGACGGTGGCACTTCCGCACGCCGAAATCGGAGCAGCGGCCATGTCCCTGCTGTTGGATGCCGTAGAAGGAAAAGCCCCGGCAGCTGAGCAAGTGCAAGCAGGCATTCTCTACATGCCCTGCCGGATCATCCCGCGGGCGTCCACTGCAGCGGTCCCGGCAGGCTGA
- a CDS encoding rhodanese-like domain-containing protein, with protein sequence MKQHDVPDDGVTFDQPTSDPSDSPGTLTINQLLVESRIGLERVHPGDLEREIAEGALVVDTRPVDQRDRDGDLPGAVIVDRNVLEWRLDPSSPHRLPIADDPGRRIIVVCNEGYSSSLAAHTLQRLGLKRATDLIGGFQAWTALRKQSD encoded by the coding sequence GTGAAGCAGCATGATGTTCCCGACGACGGTGTCACATTCGATCAGCCCACTTCAGATCCGAGCGACTCCCCCGGGACTCTTACTATCAACCAGCTGCTGGTTGAGAGCCGCATCGGGCTCGAACGCGTTCACCCCGGGGATCTCGAGCGGGAGATCGCAGAGGGCGCCCTTGTTGTGGACACACGCCCGGTCGATCAGCGGGACCGCGACGGTGACCTTCCCGGAGCGGTCATCGTTGACCGAAACGTCCTCGAGTGGCGGCTCGATCCTTCCAGCCCCCACCGGCTCCCAATCGCTGACGACCCCGGCCGCCGCATCATAGTTGTCTGCAACGAGGGCTACAGCTCCAGCCTCGCCGCGCACACCCTGCAACGGCTGGGGCTGAAACGTGCCACCGACCTGATCGGCGGTTTCCAGGCCTGGACGGCGCTACGCAAGCAGTCTGACTAA
- a CDS encoding extracellular solute-binding protein, with the protein MTSEKTPGKTTPSIAPWSGSRLSQLTRRSMLGLTGLAVAGATVGAWPRLTGTDIPGRGSKALNIAILGTSADAAARQGLVNAFTSAHPDIPVQLQAIQGADWKDFFSKILTMVAAGTPPDVVYVATEGAQLFADKLAEPLDAYVRRDAADMRDYFDDVHPSLLEAFMYQGNLYQLPLDWNAANMYLNTTTFAQAGLDRPKDNWTQDDFSATLRALRKARPADFTPYYWTNRLFGGVVPWLYANDTSFLTETKAPGGDWLWDRFYPNDPARATRGGGYLWLAPNAEDGRVIETFDYLRELVSEGLGVRPESGGGNALVGLFGNNRIGATPAGGYWAQGLHEAGMTADQFDVQFFPRWRIQRHQFGAAGYAIMRTAKDKDAAWEWVKFCSSREAMQLAIPKPNTTPTRRSMVNESFYAATGPRHWKVFYDTLDKFPTSGPIPAPPQQAAVETALMKNVSTAVSGSSADVRAAMGTLQRDLELALRRNA; encoded by the coding sequence ATGACGTCTGAAAAGACACCGGGGAAGACAACCCCCTCGATTGCGCCGTGGTCGGGCAGCAGACTTTCGCAGCTCACACGGCGTTCCATGCTGGGCCTTACCGGCCTGGCTGTTGCGGGAGCCACGGTGGGCGCCTGGCCCCGACTGACGGGGACTGATATTCCCGGCCGTGGCAGCAAGGCCCTGAACATCGCTATCCTTGGCACCTCGGCCGACGCTGCAGCCCGCCAGGGGCTGGTTAACGCGTTTACATCCGCCCACCCCGATATTCCGGTGCAACTTCAGGCCATCCAGGGCGCAGACTGGAAGGACTTCTTTTCCAAAATCCTCACCATGGTGGCCGCTGGAACACCGCCTGACGTCGTCTACGTGGCCACCGAGGGCGCCCAGCTGTTCGCGGACAAGCTTGCCGAGCCCCTGGATGCATATGTCCGCCGGGACGCTGCGGACATGAGGGACTACTTCGACGACGTCCATCCGAGCCTGCTGGAAGCCTTCATGTACCAAGGCAATCTGTACCAGCTTCCGCTGGACTGGAACGCGGCGAACATGTATTTGAACACCACCACCTTTGCCCAGGCAGGCCTTGATCGCCCCAAAGACAACTGGACGCAGGACGACTTCAGCGCGACCCTCCGCGCCCTGCGGAAAGCACGCCCGGCCGACTTCACCCCGTACTACTGGACCAACCGGCTTTTTGGCGGAGTAGTGCCGTGGCTCTACGCCAACGACACCAGCTTCCTTACCGAAACCAAGGCTCCCGGCGGGGACTGGCTTTGGGACCGTTTTTACCCGAACGACCCAGCCCGGGCCACCCGCGGCGGCGGCTACCTCTGGCTGGCTCCTAACGCCGAGGACGGGCGGGTTATCGAAACCTTCGACTACCTCCGCGAACTCGTGTCCGAAGGACTGGGCGTACGGCCTGAATCAGGCGGCGGAAACGCCCTGGTGGGCCTGTTCGGCAACAACCGCATCGGCGCCACGCCGGCAGGCGGTTACTGGGCGCAGGGGCTGCACGAAGCAGGAATGACTGCCGACCAGTTCGATGTCCAGTTCTTCCCCCGCTGGCGGATTCAGCGGCATCAGTTCGGCGCTGCCGGCTATGCGATCATGCGCACGGCCAAAGACAAGGATGCCGCCTGGGAATGGGTTAAGTTCTGCTCCAGCCGCGAGGCGATGCAGTTGGCCATACCCAAGCCGAACACCACTCCCACCCGCCGTTCGATGGTCAATGAGTCCTTTTACGCGGCTACCGGACCCAGGCATTGGAAAGTTTTCTACGACACCCTCGACAAATTCCCCACCTCCGGCCCCATCCCGGCTCCGCCCCAGCAGGCCGCCGTCGAAACTGCCCTTATGAAGAACGTTTCCACCGCTGTCAGCGGCAGCTCTGCTGACGTGCGGGCCGCGATGGGTACCCTCCAGCGCGATCTTGAGTTGGCCCTGAGGAGGAACGCATGA
- a CDS encoding carbohydrate ABC transporter permease, producing the protein MSSQILHTGTKEHTGSTTGTPATGKPYRHRRLPAAGTVGRYTALAVAAALTLGPVLWTLSTSLRTPSESFNLPPSFLPINPDFTAYQEVFKQINVGLLVLNSALVTGLIALGQMASATLAGYAFARLDFRGKNAIFSLVLATMMVPVQVTIVPVFMLIRGMGLSDTLLALILPAIPTAFGTFLMRQYFLGLPNDFAEAAALDGAGPWRIFRSVYVPLAVPGMAIVGILAFNFHWNEFFRPLILTISEQNFTLPLGLVTLQGNLGTGSISVVLAGVILSMLPALVVFIFGQRTLREGLTAGASK; encoded by the coding sequence ATGTCCAGCCAGATCCTGCACACCGGGACCAAGGAGCACACGGGTTCCACCACCGGCACACCGGCCACCGGCAAGCCCTACCGCCACCGCCGCCTGCCCGCTGCTGGAACCGTCGGCAGGTACACGGCCCTGGCCGTGGCGGCCGCGCTTACCCTCGGCCCTGTCCTGTGGACCCTGTCCACTTCGCTGCGGACGCCGTCGGAATCCTTCAACCTGCCGCCGTCCTTCCTGCCCATCAATCCGGACTTCACCGCTTACCAAGAGGTGTTCAAACAGATCAACGTGGGCCTCCTGGTCCTGAACAGCGCCTTGGTGACCGGACTGATCGCACTTGGCCAGATGGCTTCCGCCACCCTGGCCGGCTACGCCTTCGCCCGTCTGGACTTCCGCGGCAAGAACGCCATCTTCTCACTGGTGCTGGCCACCATGATGGTCCCGGTTCAGGTCACGATCGTCCCGGTGTTCATGCTCATTCGAGGGATGGGACTGTCCGACACCCTGCTGGCCCTGATCCTGCCGGCCATTCCCACCGCCTTCGGCACCTTCCTGATGCGCCAATACTTCCTGGGTCTGCCAAACGACTTCGCAGAAGCAGCCGCCCTGGACGGCGCCGGACCATGGCGGATCTTCCGTTCCGTCTACGTCCCCCTGGCGGTACCCGGCATGGCAATCGTGGGGATCCTGGCCTTCAATTTCCACTGGAACGAGTTCTTCCGGCCGCTGATCCTCACCATCAGCGAACAGAACTTCACCCTCCCCCTCGGACTGGTCACGCTCCAGGGAAACCTCGGCACCGGGAGCATCTCAGTGGTCCTCGCCGGCGTGATCCTGTCCATGCTGCCCGCACTGGTGGTCTTTATCTTCGGCCAGCGCACCCTGCGCGAAGGTCTCACGGCCGGCGCAAGCAAATAA
- a CDS encoding TMEM175 family protein: MNKNRLEAFSDGVLAIIITIMVLELHVPEEPTWEGVAGILPTLFSYLLSFVYVGIYWNNHHHMIHLASRVNGGILWANLHLLFWLSLFPFTTRWMDESAFMQVPVLLYGINLLLAAIAFFILERRLIAVQGRDGALAKAVGRDWKGKASPLIYLLGIALTLAQPLLGIAVYTVVALIWLVPDRRVEHFVASAHHGEVGNS; the protein is encoded by the coding sequence ATGAACAAGAACCGCCTCGAAGCGTTCAGCGACGGCGTCCTGGCGATCATCATCACCATCATGGTGCTGGAACTTCACGTGCCCGAGGAACCAACGTGGGAAGGTGTGGCCGGCATCCTGCCCACCTTGTTCAGTTACTTGCTGAGTTTCGTGTACGTGGGCATCTACTGGAACAACCACCACCACATGATCCACCTGGCGAGCCGGGTGAACGGCGGTATCCTGTGGGCCAACCTCCACCTTTTGTTCTGGCTGTCGCTGTTTCCGTTTACGACACGGTGGATGGATGAATCCGCCTTCATGCAGGTCCCTGTCCTGCTTTATGGCATCAATCTGCTGTTAGCCGCGATCGCCTTCTTCATCCTCGAACGCCGGCTGATCGCCGTGCAGGGCAGGGACGGAGCCCTCGCCAAAGCTGTTGGCCGGGACTGGAAGGGCAAAGCGTCCCCGCTGATCTACCTTCTGGGCATCGCGCTTACCCTTGCCCAGCCCCTGCTCGGGATTGCCGTCTATACAGTCGTGGCGTTGATCTGGCTGGTGCCGGACCGGCGCGTGGAGCATTTCGTCGCCTCGGCCCACCACGGTGAGGTTGGAAACAGTTAG
- a CDS encoding carbohydrate ABC transporter permease, with protein sequence MTTTSTAPRHTVKPPAARRSFVERWLAMIFLAPTLLGMALFTFLPIIGSLVLAFFRWDIISAPQFVGFANFASLAQDPTVRVSFLNTIVFVVVAVILQLGIALSLASMLQARMPSWLRVFLRSTFFFPLVLSAASVSIFMRYMFNEQFGVVNWLLSLVGIPAVPWLTSPAASAAVVVLVYVWQNFGFSFLLFLGALTNIPKELHEAANLDGATGWKQFSNVTLPLISPTVLVASVMAIISALQVFDQPYVLTNGGPGDSTRTAVMVIFESAFQQLEFGEASAIGLVLTVLILAVTALQFRLSRRFVFYQ encoded by the coding sequence ATGACCACCACGTCCACCGCCCCACGCCACACGGTTAAACCACCGGCAGCGCGCCGCTCATTCGTTGAGCGATGGCTGGCAATGATCTTCCTTGCGCCCACGCTGCTTGGGATGGCCCTGTTCACTTTCCTGCCGATCATCGGATCGCTGGTCCTGGCTTTCTTCCGCTGGGACATCATTTCGGCACCCCAGTTCGTCGGTTTCGCCAACTTCGCCTCCCTGGCACAGGACCCCACCGTCCGCGTGTCCTTCCTGAACACCATCGTGTTCGTCGTCGTCGCAGTCATCCTGCAACTCGGCATCGCACTCAGCCTGGCTTCCATGCTGCAGGCCAGAATGCCGTCCTGGCTCAGAGTGTTTCTCCGGTCCACCTTCTTCTTTCCCCTGGTCCTTTCCGCCGCGTCGGTGTCCATCTTCATGCGGTACATGTTCAACGAACAGTTCGGCGTGGTGAACTGGCTCCTGTCGCTCGTCGGCATTCCGGCAGTGCCGTGGCTGACCAGCCCCGCGGCCTCCGCCGCCGTGGTCGTCCTGGTCTATGTCTGGCAAAACTTCGGATTTTCCTTCCTGCTCTTTCTCGGCGCGCTGACCAACATCCCCAAGGAACTGCACGAGGCAGCGAACCTGGACGGCGCCACAGGCTGGAAACAGTTCAGCAATGTCACCCTTCCGCTGATCAGCCCCACGGTGCTCGTCGCCTCCGTCATGGCCATCATCAGTGCCCTGCAGGTCTTCGACCAGCCCTACGTCCTGACCAACGGCGGTCCCGGCGATTCCACCCGCACGGCCGTCATGGTGATCTTCGAATCCGCCTTCCAGCAACTGGAATTCGGCGAAGCCTCGGCCATTGGGCTGGTACTGACCGTGCTGATCCTTGCCGTCACCGCCCTGCAATTCCGGCTCAGCCGCCGCTTCGTCTTCTACCAGTGA
- the bsaP gene encoding biotin synthase auxiliary protein BsaP has protein sequence MNSVPLPAGSAAGNFCGHCGEAYDGGDGPPSYVHHRCGERLTMEPPRYCAACGRRMKVQVTPLGWTAECSRHGAGGETLVQEGVQR, from the coding sequence GTGAACAGCGTTCCGCTCCCCGCAGGTTCAGCCGCGGGAAACTTTTGCGGACACTGCGGCGAGGCGTACGACGGCGGCGACGGGCCGCCGTCGTACGTCCACCACCGCTGCGGCGAGCGCCTGACGATGGAGCCGCCGCGCTACTGCGCGGCCTGCGGGCGCCGGATGAAGGTACAGGTAACACCACTGGGCTGGACGGCGGAGTGCTCCCGCCATGGAGCGGGCGGGGAAACGCTGGTCCAGGAAGGCGTCCAAAGATGA